One stretch of Schlesneria sp. DSM 10557 DNA includes these proteins:
- a CDS encoding sugar ABC transporter ATP-binding protein, with translation MSGTDLLTMSGISKRFGATQALKDVSLSVRAGEVLALIGENGAGKSTLMKVLSGAHQPDSGSMQLAGQPYSPAGPHEARMAGVGMIYQELNLAPEMSVEDNIMLGQEPSWYGLRDRKTQRLKVRKVLDLLGHPDLQPNTPVAKLSIAVRQLVEIARALASDSKVLVFDEPTSSLTRQDVDHLFAVIRKLRDAGYGIVYISHFLEEIRQVCDSYAVLRDGHSVGSGRLADVSDSEIVSLMVGRGVANLFPVVPHTPGEPLLTVTTLSGTRAPVAASLELRRGEILGLAGLIGAGRTELLRCLFALDPVRKGEVKVAGIEIEHKTQSRMHAGLGLVSEDRKEEGLAQNQSIADNLTISRLQPYTRVGFLRLGQRRSEVGRWMQRLQVKAASPDQTIGQLSGGNQQKVAIARVLHQQADILLLDEPTRGIDVGTKAEIYKLMGELAAEGKAVLFVSSFLPELLAVCDRIGVMSDGILRDVRPASEWTEESIMSVAVAKTDHTPVSA, from the coding sequence ATGTCCGGTACCGACCTGCTGACCATGTCCGGCATCTCAAAGCGATTCGGGGCCACTCAAGCCCTGAAAGACGTCTCGTTGTCAGTGCGGGCCGGTGAAGTATTGGCTCTGATTGGAGAAAATGGCGCAGGCAAAAGCACGCTCATGAAGGTTCTGAGTGGAGCTCATCAGCCAGACTCCGGAAGCATGCAACTTGCAGGTCAGCCCTATTCCCCCGCTGGTCCGCACGAGGCGCGGATGGCGGGAGTGGGCATGATCTATCAGGAGCTGAATCTGGCGCCCGAGATGTCGGTCGAAGACAACATCATGCTGGGCCAGGAACCTTCCTGGTACGGTCTGCGTGATCGGAAGACACAGCGGCTGAAAGTTCGTAAGGTGCTCGACCTGCTGGGGCACCCCGACCTGCAGCCGAATACCCCCGTCGCAAAGCTCTCGATTGCGGTTCGACAACTGGTCGAGATTGCCCGCGCACTGGCTTCCGATTCCAAGGTCCTGGTATTCGATGAACCGACCAGTTCACTGACCCGGCAGGACGTCGATCATTTGTTCGCCGTCATTCGCAAGCTGCGGGATGCTGGCTACGGAATCGTCTACATCAGCCATTTTCTCGAAGAAATCCGTCAGGTCTGCGACAGCTATGCCGTCCTGCGGGACGGTCACTCCGTTGGCAGCGGCCGGCTTGCTGACGTCAGCGACTCGGAAATCGTCTCACTGATGGTGGGACGGGGGGTGGCAAACCTGTTTCCCGTCGTCCCGCATACCCCCGGAGAACCCCTGTTAACCGTGACGACTCTCAGCGGTACCCGAGCACCGGTAGCAGCTTCGCTGGAGCTGCGACGGGGCGAAATCCTGGGATTGGCCGGTCTGATCGGGGCGGGAAGGACAGAACTGCTGCGCTGCCTGTTCGCACTCGACCCGGTCCGAAAAGGCGAAGTCAAAGTCGCAGGGATCGAGATCGAACATAAAACGCAATCCCGTATGCATGCGGGTCTCGGTCTGGTCTCCGAAGATCGGAAAGAAGAAGGGCTGGCCCAGAATCAGTCGATCGCAGACAACCTGACGATCAGTCGACTCCAACCCTACACTCGTGTCGGATTTTTGCGACTCGGGCAGCGACGCAGCGAAGTAGGGCGATGGATGCAGCGACTGCAGGTCAAGGCGGCCTCGCCCGATCAGACCATCGGACAGTTGTCCGGAGGAAATCAGCAGAAGGTGGCGATCGCACGCGTCCTGCACCAGCAGGCCGACATCCTGCTGCTCGATGAACCGACACGCGGAATCGACGTGGGGACAAAGGCCGAAATTTATAAATTGATGGGTGAACTGGCGGCCGAGGGAAAAGCCGTGCTCTTCGTCAGCTCGTTCCTCCCGGAACTCCTGGCTGTCTGCGATCGAATTGGCGTCATGTCCGACGGCATCCTGCGTGACGTTCGTCCGGCCAGTGAATGGACGGAAGAATCCATCATGAGTGTGGCGGTCGCAAAAACGGATCACACACCGGTGAGTGCTTGA
- a CDS encoding DUF58 domain-containing protein: MDALKRFLDPTTLNRLKGLELKARLIVEGYVSGMHKSPYHGFSVEFAEHREYVPGDDLRYVDWKVFGKSDRIYLKQYDEETNFVCHLLVDTSESMTYRSPKAMFSKLEYAQYIAAAFAYLIIHQQDAVGLATFDTSVRQFLRPGSTAVQLRQLCHTLEQSPSGGESSIGPIFHDLAERIKRRGLVVIISDFFDDPETLKKGLKHFQHRRHDVVLLQVIDPEEQDFTFVDPTLFKGLENLGEQLTEPRALRKAYQKEFEEFLKTIRSSARDFRMDYVLMRTDQPLEVNLHEFLSRRMHRAGRR; this comes from the coding sequence ATGGACGCTCTGAAACGCTTCCTCGATCCGACCACCCTGAACCGACTGAAGGGGCTGGAGCTGAAGGCACGATTGATTGTCGAAGGTTACGTCTCGGGGATGCACAAGAGTCCCTACCATGGGTTCTCGGTCGAGTTTGCGGAACATCGCGAATACGTTCCCGGCGACGATCTGCGCTACGTCGACTGGAAAGTCTTCGGCAAATCGGACCGCATCTACCTGAAGCAATACGACGAAGAAACCAATTTTGTCTGCCACCTGCTCGTCGATACCAGCGAGTCGATGACATATCGATCACCGAAGGCGATGTTTTCGAAGCTGGAGTATGCTCAGTACATCGCCGCCGCGTTTGCTTATCTGATCATCCATCAGCAGGACGCTGTCGGGCTGGCCACCTTCGATACATCCGTCCGACAGTTCCTGCGTCCCGGCAGCACCGCAGTTCAGCTTCGACAGCTTTGTCACACCCTGGAACAAAGTCCCAGCGGTGGGGAATCGTCGATCGGGCCGATTTTCCACGATCTGGCCGAACGGATCAAACGCCGGGGCCTGGTGGTCATCATCAGCGATTTCTTCGATGACCCTGAAACGCTCAAAAAGGGACTGAAGCACTTTCAGCATCGCCGACATGACGTGGTCTTACTGCAAGTGATCGACCCCGAAGAACAGGACTTCACCTTCGTCGACCCCACCCTGTTTAAGGGCCTCGAAAACCTCGGTGAGCAACTGACAGAACCGCGTGCGTTGCGGAAAGCGTATCAGAAAGAGTTCGAGGAATTCCTGAAAACAATCCGCTCGAGCGCCCGCGACTTCCGTATGGACTATGTCCTGATGCGAACGGATCAACCACTGGAAGTGAATCTGCACGAATTCCTGTCGCGACGGATGCACCGTGCGGGGCGTCGCTGA
- a CDS encoding isochorismatase family protein: MNGLRSHELLHRRSSRLLIVDIQEKLVAALEESARFSLVDAVRILAASANLLEIPVVATEQYPSGLGPTVASLTKFTDVRPPKKRFSATESTGWPTAAEATDDRFQIVVTGMESHVCVLQTVMDLLALGYQTYVVADGVTSRRSLDHRIALERMANAGAIITTAESVVFEWCESAEAPEFKQLSSLVKSRPV; the protein is encoded by the coding sequence ATGAATGGTCTCCGCAGTCACGAGCTACTGCATCGCCGATCCAGTCGACTGTTGATCGTTGATATTCAGGAAAAACTCGTCGCCGCACTCGAAGAATCGGCTCGATTCAGTCTGGTGGATGCCGTCCGGATCCTCGCCGCCAGTGCAAACCTGCTGGAAATTCCCGTCGTCGCCACGGAACAGTACCCTTCAGGGTTGGGTCCGACCGTTGCCTCATTAACGAAGTTCACCGACGTACGTCCCCCCAAGAAGCGATTCAGTGCAACGGAAAGCACAGGATGGCCGACGGCTGCCGAAGCCACGGATGATCGATTTCAGATCGTTGTCACAGGCATGGAATCGCACGTCTGCGTACTGCAGACGGTGATGGACCTGCTCGCTCTCGGGTATCAGACATACGTCGTCGCGGATGGCGTCACCAGCCGTCGCTCCCTGGATCATCGCATCGCTCTGGAACGCATGGCCAATGCCGGCGCCATTATCACGACCGCCGAAAGCGTGGTGTTCGAATGGTGCGAGTCGGCCGAAGCCCCCGAGTTCAAACAGCTCAGCTCACTCGTAAAATCACGCCCTGTTTAG
- a CDS encoding metallophosphoesterase — protein MTIQWKTKIQGPIAVIGDLHGQADKLEVVLDRLRQTPGFQNRWVVFIGDFVDRGPDSKGVIDMVLDFMAEHPATTAIMGNHEFAMCSALGWLSGSEASSWGKRWTTFYNAESTFASYGAEVGNLEDLAAKIPAEHRELLSTLPWCVEHPELLFVHAGLDPTMPFKVQLRILHEKDFTLNRPQWLCEKLFVHQNPPADCPLTVVSGHVKVPSVVLRPRRILVDTTGGEKGNLSCVLLPERQLITSAKSISSGGRDGVMGKLTGAKWWKFWGSNNDEY, from the coding sequence ATGACGATTCAGTGGAAGACGAAGATTCAAGGTCCGATTGCCGTCATTGGTGACCTGCATGGCCAGGCCGATAAGCTGGAAGTTGTCCTAGACCGCTTGCGACAGACACCCGGTTTCCAGAATCGCTGGGTGGTCTTTATCGGTGATTTCGTCGACCGGGGCCCCGACTCGAAAGGGGTGATCGACATGGTCCTGGATTTCATGGCCGAGCATCCAGCGACGACAGCCATCATGGGCAATCACGAGTTCGCCATGTGCTCGGCACTAGGCTGGCTCTCGGGGAGTGAAGCCTCTTCCTGGGGCAAACGATGGACGACTTTTTATAACGCAGAATCCACTTTTGCTTCGTATGGGGCAGAGGTCGGAAACCTCGAAGATCTCGCCGCGAAGATTCCCGCCGAGCATCGCGAACTGCTGTCAACACTGCCGTGGTGTGTTGAACATCCCGAGTTGCTGTTTGTGCATGCGGGCCTCGATCCCACCATGCCGTTCAAAGTCCAATTGCGGATTCTGCATGAGAAAGATTTCACACTGAACCGGCCCCAGTGGCTGTGTGAAAAGCTGTTCGTTCATCAGAACCCGCCAGCCGATTGCCCGCTCACAGTCGTCTCGGGCCATGTCAAAGTCCCCTCGGTCGTCCTTCGTCCTCGCCGAATTCTCGTCGATACAACAGGCGGAGAAAAAGGGAATTTGAGCTGCGTGCTGCTGCCGGAACGACAATTGATTACTTCGGCCAAATCGATTTCCTCGGGTGGTCGCGACGGCGTTATGGGAAAACTGACCGGGGCAAAGTGGTGGAAGTTCTGGGGCTCGAACAACGACGAATACTAA
- a CDS encoding tetratricopeptide repeat protein, with protein sequence MRRIAWMLMLAFAVGCGSATTKTTVNDEAPKDLELPPEVVSYFQSGDLNGAISALSGMIDQRPKDETLYSLRATAFHRSGNNEGALADLNQAIKLNPEDARLYNNRGFVSLSMSKFDEAIADFEQATQRAPRFTNAYNNRGLVYIAQQRYEEAITQFSKAIELEMQYVDAYNNRGFAELESGQIENALNDFNAAIQFDSQYVNAYNNRGLLRARVGDFENAIIDFTQAMMLDPLNPKYYQHRSEVYYRQGAIDKAMADEKKLVWLVQLHQLNSAIASTAEPVIELTQRAHHYLQVNDQSRALEDLNQALKLNPRATAALTARAELHLRRKSISEARSDAEACLAIEPTEGAYSVLGDVFLSEKDYDRAIENFALSRRVDPNVAEAYYAKSKVLAEQGLVEKANSTMQQALALDPEVGKRLR encoded by the coding sequence ATGCGACGAATAGCATGGATGCTGATGCTGGCCTTTGCCGTTGGATGCGGTAGTGCAACAACGAAGACGACAGTCAACGACGAGGCCCCCAAGGATCTGGAACTTCCTCCCGAAGTCGTCTCCTACTTTCAAAGCGGCGATCTGAATGGTGCCATTAGTGCACTCAGTGGGATGATCGACCAACGGCCGAAGGACGAAACTCTCTACTCGTTGCGGGCGACCGCTTTCCATCGTAGTGGAAACAATGAAGGTGCCCTGGCGGATCTCAATCAGGCCATCAAGCTCAATCCAGAGGACGCTCGTCTCTACAACAACCGCGGCTTCGTCTCGTTGAGCATGTCAAAGTTCGACGAAGCGATTGCCGATTTCGAACAAGCGACCCAACGAGCACCCAGGTTTACCAACGCCTACAATAACCGTGGTCTCGTCTATATCGCTCAACAACGATATGAAGAGGCGATCACGCAGTTTAGCAAGGCGATTGAACTTGAGATGCAATATGTCGACGCCTACAACAATCGCGGATTTGCGGAGCTGGAATCAGGCCAGATTGAGAACGCGCTGAATGACTTCAATGCGGCGATCCAGTTCGATTCTCAGTACGTCAACGCGTACAACAACCGTGGTCTGCTAAGAGCGCGCGTCGGTGACTTTGAAAACGCCATCATCGATTTCACTCAGGCGATGATGCTGGACCCGCTCAACCCTAAGTACTACCAGCACCGCAGCGAGGTCTACTATCGGCAGGGCGCCATCGACAAAGCCATGGCGGACGAGAAGAAACTTGTATGGCTGGTGCAACTGCATCAACTGAACTCGGCTATCGCCAGCACAGCGGAGCCGGTCATCGAACTGACTCAGCGGGCACATCACTATCTGCAGGTGAACGACCAATCCAGAGCCCTTGAGGATCTGAACCAGGCGCTGAAGCTCAATCCCCGTGCGACCGCTGCGTTGACGGCCCGCGCCGAACTCCACTTGCGCCGCAAGTCGATCAGCGAAGCCCGATCCGATGCCGAGGCCTGTCTGGCAATTGAACCGACCGAGGGTGCCTATTCCGTTCTGGGTGATGTGTTCCTCAGCGAGAAAGATTACGACCGGGCGATTGAGAATTTTGCGTTGTCGCGACGGGTCGACCCGAATGTCGCCGAAGCCTATTACGCCAAATCCAAAGTCCTCGCCGAACAGGGCCTCGTCGAAAAAGCGAACAGCACCATGCAACAGGCATTGGCGCTGGATCCTGAAGTTGGGAAAAGATTGCGTTGA
- a CDS encoding DUF423 domain-containing protein has protein sequence MAGSRWIALGALICGLSVGMGAFAAHSLDQVFARKYDGGTRTVAGQTVPLASKFLNDFKTGAEYQMFHGLALIATGLVMQRRPSRAACIAAWSFTTGTLLFSGSLYVLTLTGVTKWGAVTRFGGVAFLIGWITLAIAATKPLAEPTQA, from the coding sequence ATGGCCGGATCACGCTGGATTGCATTGGGAGCACTGATTTGCGGTCTGTCGGTGGGGATGGGAGCCTTCGCCGCTCACTCTCTCGATCAGGTGTTCGCACGAAAGTACGACGGAGGGACCCGTACTGTGGCGGGCCAGACAGTACCGCTGGCCAGCAAGTTTTTGAACGATTTCAAAACGGGTGCCGAGTATCAGATGTTTCACGGCCTGGCCCTAATCGCGACCGGCCTGGTCATGCAACGACGGCCTTCCCGCGCAGCCTGCATTGCGGCATGGTCATTCACCACAGGAACCCTGCTCTTTTCGGGCAGTCTCTACGTGCTGACTCTCACGGGCGTGACCAAATGGGGCGCGGTCACGCGCTTCGGAGGTGTCGCCTTCCTCATCGGCTGGATCACGCTCGCCATCGCCGCGACGAAACCTCTGGCTGAACCGACCCAGGCGTGA